A single Odocoileus virginianus isolate 20LAN1187 ecotype Illinois unplaced genomic scaffold, Ovbor_1.2 Unplaced_Scaffold_10, whole genome shotgun sequence DNA region contains:
- the LOC110146232 gene encoding transmembrane protein 126A, whose translation MKNHEPDGTIIKENLIDIIARKINQLPEAERNLLENGSAYVGLNAALCGLIANSLFRRILHVTQARIAAGLPMAVIPFLTANVSYKGFVSLPLNTGDLHCETCTITRGGLVGLVFGGLYPVFLAIPVNGGLAARYNSALLPEKGNILNYWIRISKPVFRKMLFPILLQTGFAAYLGSRQYKLLIKALQLPEPGLEIE comes from the coding sequence ATGAAAAATCATGAACCAGATGGTACTATCATCAAGGAGAACTTAATTGATATCATAGCCCGAAAAATTAACCAACTCCCAGAAGCAGAAAGGAATCTGCTTGAAAATGGATCAGCATATGTTGGACTTAATGCTGCTCTCTGTGGCCTAATAGCAAATAGTCTTTTTCGACGCATCTTACATGTGACACAGGCTCGTATAGCTGCTGGCTTACCAATGGCAGTGATCCCATTTTTGACAGCAAATGTATCTTACAAAGGTTTTGTAAGTTTACCTTTGAATACAGGTGATCTGCATTGTGAAACCTGCACCATAACACGAGGTGGATTGGTTGGTCTTGTTTTCGGTGGCCTGTACCCTGTTTTTTTGGCTATCCCTGTGAATGGTGGCCTAGCAGCTAGGTATAATTCAGCCCTGCTACCAGAGAAAGGAAACATCTTAAATTACTGGATTAGGATTTCTAAGCCTGTCTTTAGAAAGATGTTATTTCCCATTTTGCTCCAGACTGGGTTTGCTGCATACCTTGGGTCTAGACAATATAAACTACTTATAAAGGCTCTTCAGTTACCAGAACCTGGCCTAGAAATTGAGTGA